One region of Danaus plexippus chromosome 16 unlocalized genomic scaffold, MEX_DaPlex mxdp_23, whole genome shotgun sequence genomic DNA includes:
- the LOC116771648 gene encoding ras-related protein Rab-2A: MAYAYLFKYIIIGDTGVGKSCLLLQFTDKRFQPVHDLTIGVEFGARMITIDGKQIKLQIWDTAGQEAFRSITRSYYRGAAGALLVYDITRRDTFNHLTTWLEDARQHSNSNMVIMLIGNKSDLESRREVKKEEGEAFAREHGLVFMETSAKTAANVEEAFINTAKEIYEKIQEGVFDINNEANGIKIGPQHGGAGSGGGAPGAGGAPPGGCC; encoded by the exons ATGGCATACGCCTATCTTTTCAAATACATCATCATTGGCGATACag GTGTTGGTAAATCCTGCCTTCTCCTTCAGTTCACCGATAAAAGGTTCCAACCTGTCCATGACCTCACCATTGGTGTTGAGTTTGGTGCTCGCATGATCACCATCGATGGAAAACAGATCAAACTTCAGATTTGGGACACTGCTGGGCAGGAGGCCTTTAG ATCGATAACCCGCTCATACTATCGTGGTGCGGCCGGTGCTTTGCTTGTCTATGACATCACCAGACGGGACACTTTCAACCATCTGACTACATGGCTTGAGGATGCTCGCCAGCACTCTAACTCCAACATGGTTATCATGCTCATCGGTAATAAGAG TGACTTGGAGTCCCGTCGTGAAGTAAAGAAGGAAGAGGGCGAGGCGTTCGCTCGTGAGCACGGACTGGTGTTCATGGAGACATCGGCTAAGACGGCTGCTAACGTTGAGGAGGCTTTCATCAACACCGCCAaggaaatatatgaaaagataCAGGAGGGAGTCTTTGACATCAACAATGAG GCCAACGGTATTAAGATCGGTCCTCAACACGGTGGGGCGGGGTCGGGTGGTGGAGCGCCGGGTGCTGGGGGCGCACCGCCTGGAGGGTGTTGTTAG
- the LOC116771647 gene encoding uncharacterized protein LOC116771647: protein MNAHVINDPLAVIYNEGLWRINKVSPMHNLQYSEIKLKQYAFKIRQTFVSTVATNVSQKYTVQVENLPLLKFSEEDSNGLMITVSSTTQDNKTKLVYSAILLSWGVSVNINDAIHLPYMLDRGEQRVGTTVKNTLQTLFDCNIKQYNFTQHQLLQFGFSFIEHDTSRSTDPFVLIYKTPQVNFKDKLTLTFDVGDLHIIWNGIKEEVNRESEQVTLAYQILQNQIYHTLTLDITVFDLCEVILSKAEVKSNGVLKMKTPEIVNAVFTVLNEITGLEA from the exons ATGAATGCTCATGTTATAAATGACCCTTTAGCTG ttatatataatgaggGGCTATGGCGAATAAACAAAGTATCTCCAATGCACAATTTGCAATACAgtgaaatcaaattaaaacaatatgcttttaaaatacGACAAACATTCGTGAGTACTGTGGCTACTAATGTTTCGCAAAAGTACACGGTCCAAGTTGAAAATCTgccacttttaaaattttcagaagAAGATTCAAATGGCTTAATG ATAACAGTTTCCTCAACCACCCAAGATAATAAAACGAAACTGGTGTATTCGGCAATTCTTTTATCTTGGGGTGtaagtgtaaatataaatgatgcCATCCATTTGCCTTACATGCTTGATCGAGGGGAACAAAGGGTCGGCACCACCGTCAAGAACACACTCCAGACTTTATTTGAttgcaatataaaacaatataatttcacCCAG CATCAGCTGCTGCAGTTTggatttagttttattgaacatGACACATCCAGAAGTACAGATCCATTTGTtctcatatataaaacaccGCAGGTTAATTTCAAGGACAAACTCACTTTGACATTTGATGTAGGAGATCTGCATATTATATGGAATGG AATAAAGGAGGAAGTTAATAGAGAATCGGAACAGGTTACTTTGGCATATCAAATactacaaaatcaaatttatcacACACTTACACTGGATATAACTGTGTTTGACCTGTGCGAAGTCATACTATCCAAGGCTGAAGTTAAAAGTAACGGggttttgaaaatgaaaacacCTGAAATTGTAAACGCTGTGTTcactgttttaaatgaaattaccgGACTCGAGGCATAA
- the LOC116771676 gene encoding peroxisomal multifunctional enzyme type 2, with protein MDQLNFAGRVAVVTGAGGGLGKAYALLLGSRGAKVVVNDLGSARDGVGKSKFADLVVQEIKDKGGIAVADYNSVVEGEKIIKTALDNFGRVDILINNAGILRDKSFQKMSEQDWDLIQAVHLKGAYKTTQAAWETFKKQKYGRIIMTTSNAGLFGNFGQANYSAAKMGLVGLASTLAIEGAKYNIKVNTIVPTAASRLTEDILPPEMFQAMKPDLIAPVVAYMVHESFTDSGLIIDSTLGFATKTHLVRSQGAPLRKKPSDPVTIESVRDNWSQVVNMENAQRIEKIAEVTVDLVEKLQDFEERCKLDGQNESYWGKYKYNSKDLVCYALGVGASVVNPSDLKFLYESHESFSALPTFFILPGMLMESPVVGKAMPPGKYADFTNILHGEQYIEFLSDLPGTEGEFTVRNYVVDLLDKGSSAVAVVNSEIYQNKELVIRTQQHIFVLGQGGFGGPRNSKQAIAVEAVPKRSPDAVLEQRTAEDQAALYRLSGDLNPLHIDPNVATASGHPRPILHGLASLGFSARHVLMKYAGNDASNVKALKARFAKPVLPGQTLITEMWLEGKRVHFQTKLKETGNIVIASSYMDLKNVIKDGAPASNQKMAAPSASSLKSDSLFAKIEDGIKANPDKAKSVGAVYLYNITLNGKTVKQWTLDLKSALAVYQGEPKSGKADTTMTVSDDDLMEIAAGTLSPQVAYLKGRLKISGNIMLAQKLGPLLKSEAKL; from the exons ATGGATCAATTAAATTTCGCTGGCCGCGTAGCTGTCGTAACAGGAGCCGGTGGTGGCCTAGGAAAGGCCTACGCTTTACTTCTTGGCTCCAGGGGTGCTAAAGTGGTGGTAAACGATCTCGGCAGTGCTCGGGATGGCGTTGGAAAATCAAAATTCGCAGATCTTGTTGTACAGGAAATTAAGGACAAAG GTGGCATTGCTGTCGCCGATTACAACTCGGTGGTTGAAGGAGAGAAGATTATAAAAACAGCTCTCGATAACTTCGGAAGGGTTGACATTCTTATCAACAATGCCGGTATTTTACGTGATAAGAGCTTTCAAAAAATGTCCGAACAG gaTTGGGACCTGATCCAAGCTGTGCATCTGAAAGGCGCTTACAAAACAACTCAAGCTGCCTGGGAGACTTTCAAGAAACAGAAATATGGTCGCATCATCATGACGACCAGTAACGCTGGTTTGTTCGGGAACTTTGGCCAGGCCAATTACAG CGCCGCAAAGATGGGTTTAGTCGGCCTGGCCAGTACATTGGCCATAGAGGGCGCTAAATACAACATTAAAGTGAATACTATAGTACCGACAGCAGCGTCCAGACTCACAGAAGACATCCTGCCGCCAGAGATGTTCCAAGCGATGAAACCTGATCTCATCGCACCCGTTGTA GCCTACATGGTGCATGAGTCCTTCACTGACAGCGGTCTCATCATTGACTCGACATTGGGTTTCGCGACCAAGACTCATCTTGTACGCTCACAAGGAGCACCCTTGAG GAAGAAACCGTCGGATCCGGTGACAATAGAGTCGGTTAGAGACAATTGGTCCCAGGTCGTGAACATGGAGAACGCTCAGCGTATAGAGAAGATAGCTGAAGTTACGGTCGACCTCGTGGAGAAATTACAG GACTTTGAGGAGCGTTGTAAGTTGGATGGTCAGAATGAGAGTTACTGGGGGAAGTACAAGTATAACTCCAAAGACCTGGTCTGCTACGCCCTAGGAG TTGGTGCGTCGGTGGTGAACCCTTCAGACCTCAAGTTCCTATACGAGAGCCACGAGAGTTTCTCAGCTCTACCCACATTCTTCATACTCCCCGGTATGTTGATGGAATCACCTGTAGTGGGTAAAGCGATGCCTCCAGGAAAATACGCTGACTTTACAAAT ATTCTCCATGGCGAGCAGTACATAGAATTTCTGTCAGACCTGCCCGGCACTGAGGGAGAGTTCACTGTACGGAACTATGTAGTGGACTTACTGGACAAGGGATCCAGCGCCGTGGCTGTTGTtaaca GTGAAATATACCAAAACAAAGAGCTGGTGATCAGAACTCAACAGCACATTTTCGTCCTGGGTCAAGGTGGGTTCGGGGGACCGAGGAACAGCAAACAAGCTATAGCAGTAGAAGCTGTTCCAAAGAGATCACCTGATGCTGTACTGGAACAAAGGACAGCTGAAGATCAAGCCGCTTTATACAG ATTGTCAGGAGATTTGAATCCACTACACATTGATCCTAATGTGGCCACAGCCAGCGGTCACCCGAGACCAATTCTGCATGGTCTTGCATCGCTCGGTTTCTCAGCTAGACATGTTCTTATGAA aTACGCAGGAAATGATGCTTCAAATGTCAAAGCTCTGAAGGCTAGATTCGCCAAGCCGGTGTTGCCAGGACAGACGTTAATTACAGAAATGTGGTTGGAAGGAAAGCGGGTTCACTTCCAGACTAAGTTGAAGGAGACTGGCAACATTGTTATTGCCA GTTCCTACATGGATTTGAAGAATGTTATCAAAGACGGTGCACCTGCATCCAACCAAAAGATGGCAGCACCATCCGCTTCGTCGTTGAAGAGTGACTCTTTGTTTGCCAAAATTGAGGATGGCATTAAAGCTAACCCGGACAAGGCCAAGAGTGTTGGCGCTGTTTACTTGTACAATATCACTCTCAACGGAAAAACTGTGAAGCAGTGGA cTCTGGATTTAAAATCGGCATTGGCAGTATACCAAGGTGAACCTAAAAGTGGTAAAGCAGATACAACAATGACGGTATCAGACGATGACCTTATGGAAATTGCTGCTGGCACACTCAGCCCTCAAGTTGCTTACCTAAAGGGAAGGTTAAAGATTTCTGGAAACATTATGTTGGCTCAAAAACTCGGACCTTTGCTTAAGAGTGAagctaaattataa
- the LOC116771677 gene encoding uncharacterized protein LOC116771677, with protein MYGQKERDLNPRKYLIKDLRNKPTPFDVWIQGTIEQTVDKDILIISDSPKNRAKVKNCKNAIGSSQRNFIRQGIYCCVIGTVLKSNALPEINAVKLIDLNCQQQMKDAWENEVKEASLVLQGIYEPKIK; from the exons atgtatggtCAAAAAGAAAGAGATTTAAATccacgaaaatatttaattaaagatctTAGAAACAAGCCAACTCCTTTTGATGTATGGATACAGGGAACCATAGAACAGACTGTAGAtaaggatattttaataatttctgatTCACCAAAGAATCGTGCTAAAGTTAAGAATTGTAAAAATGCCATAGGAAGTTCGCAAAGAAACTTTATTCGACAAG GGATCTATTGCTGTGTCATAGGAACTGTTTTAAAGTCAAATGCACTACCAGAAATAAATGCCGTCAAATTGATTGATCTAAATTGTCAACAACAAATGAAGGATGCTTGGGAAAATGAAGTAAAGGAGGCATCTCTGGTGTTACAGGGAATTTATGAaccaaaaatcaaataa